A portion of the Cryptomeria japonica chromosome 5, Sugi_1.0, whole genome shotgun sequence genome contains these proteins:
- the LOC131875688 gene encoding uncharacterized protein LOC131875688, with product MLSPDVRGLYLPNNDELINCQFADDTALFFELSNNNFVALQTKLTLFCSISGARISQSKSICLGWEEQPPIWFNQYNFQWGRPHKIVKYLGIPFSVEPSLKDMWSWIKEKIDKKLNKWHNRSLSLAGRIQVCQKMLSSYSIYYSSAWMFSNYQILKIQKAIWSFLWSDGKGNRKRHAVKWDWCHTDKLLGGLGLKDLKTQGIALSAKWIFHSMDGNDPWKVLVRHNIVRGFPKKARSWRNLPFCDLIVGNFPVNVQGSVVFRSIWRAWDHVRNFITNKDFHDAKHLYGERSIWWNLHWAGKPLALSQGCSARLWAKLGISQLANLFENDKLINWDELKNRFNISDSQKKTYNMIVKATKDLPSDCHVDSHRYLKCKWPDGVIMVNLKAKNIYRIIDHNENIINHINTVWYSSLDAVSWKKYFDILWKGPVEPKIRCFRWLIILDRLPIRQDGHTTDICSLYKLPETGRHILFDCIFAKEIWNMFGIFYPLNVNILEIVTGHIDGLKKDANLFWNMLSSNILWQIWKCRNEERYQSNPRVLTEFFQKLTFLKIFLQVHTTMMMEKDKLRRFLKDGHAIVFVYELKHGHEWRRNFDDLQMFERTCKRLNQEIRKNINSRKNEIFMLTQIRECKIIVWMEGPLGWIAWVDTHYDVLH from the coding sequence ATGCTTTCCCCTGATGTTAGAGGTCTTTATCTCCCTAACAATGATGAGCTTATAAACTGtcagtttgctgatgatactgcCTTATTTTTTGAGCTTTCCAACAATAACTTTGTAGCCTTGCAAACCAAACTTACTTTGTTCTGCTCTATCTCTGGTGCTCGTATTTCCCAATCCAAATCCATCTGCCTGGGGTGGGAAGAGCAACCTCCTATTTGGTTCAATCAATATAACTTCCAATGGGGTAGACCTCATAAGATTGTTAAGTATTTAGGTATCCCCTTCTCTGTTGAGCCTTCCCTCAAAGACATGTGGTCTTGGATTAAGGAAAAAATTGATAAGAAGCTAAATAAGTGGCATAACAGATCTTTATCTCTTGCTGGCAGAATTCAGGTTTGTCAAAAAATGTTGTCCTCATATAGCATATACTACTCCTCTGCTTGGATGTTCAGTAActaccaaattttgaaaattcaaaaggcCATTTGGAGCTTCCTCTGGTCTGATGGTAAAGGCAATAGAAAAAGGCATGCGGTCAAATGGGACTGGTGTCATACTGACAAACTCCTTGGGGGGTTGGGGCTTAAAGACCTTAAAACTCAAGGTATTGCTTTATCCGCCAAATGGATCTTTCATTCTATGGATGGGAACGATCCATGGAAGGTGCTGGTTAGGCATAATATTGTAAGAGGCTTTCCTAAAAAAGCTAGATCTTGGAGGAATCTCCCATTTTGTGACTTAATTGTTGGCAACTTCCCAGTCAATGTCCAAGGCTCTGTTGTTTTCAGATCCATCTGGAGAGCCTGGGACCATGTCAGGAATTTTATCACCAATAAGGATTTCCATGATGCTAAGCATCTATATGGtgaaagatccatttggtggaacttgCACTGGGCTGGTAAACCCCTGGCCCTTTCCCAAGGATGCTCTGCTAGGTTGTGGGCTAAACTGGGGATCTCCCAGCTTGCCAATCTTTTTGAAAATGATAAACTCATCAATTGGGATGAGCTCAAGAACAGATTCAATATTTCAGACTCCCAAAAGAAGACTTATAATATGATTGTCAAGGCTACTAAGGACCTGCCCTCTGACTGTCATGTGGACTCTCATAGATACTTAAAGTGCAAATGGCCGGATGGGGTCATCATGGTTAATCTCAAAGCCAAGAATATCTATAGAATCATTGATCataatgaaaatattattaatcataTCAATACTGTTTGGTACTCTTCTCTTGATGCTGTGTcttggaaaaagtattttgatattCTCTGGAAAGGCCCTGTTGAGCCTAAAATCAGATGTTTTAGGTGGCTGATTATACTTGACAGACTCCCTATTAGACAAGATGGTCACACTACTGACATTTGCAGTCTCTACAAGCTTCCTGAAACGGGTAGACATATCCTCTTTGATTGCAtctttgctaaagaaatatggaatatgtttggtattTTTTATCCTTTAAATGTGAACATTCTGGAAATTGTTACTGGTCATATTGATGGGCTTAAAAAGGATGCTAATTTATTTTGGAATATGCTGTCTTCTAACATCCTCTGGCAGATTTGGAAGTGTAGGAACGAGGAAAGGTATCAAAGCAACCCTAGAGTTCTTACTGAGTTTTTTCAAAAACTCACCTTTTTAAAAATCTTTCTGCAGGTCCACACAACAATGATGATGGAGAAAGACAAGTTGAGAAGATTCTTGAAAGATGGGCACGCCATTGTTTTTGTCTATGAGCTAAAGCATGGTCACGAGTGGAGGAGGAACTTCGATGACCTTCAAATGTTTGAACGAACTTGCAAAAGGCTGAACCAAGAGATCAGGAAGAATATTAATTCAAGGAAAAATGAGATATTCATGCTTACACAAATCCGGGAGTGTAAGATCATAGTTTGGATGGAGGGTCCTCTTGGTTGGATTGCTTGGGTTGATACCCATTATGATGTCTTACACTAG